TGTAACAACAAAAAAAATTTGGTGAATCATGTTGATGACAGATCACTACTCAAATAATCTTATTTTGGAGTATATCTTTTACATGAAGAATTATATCAAACACAAACACAAACTATATCTTATTCAAAGCTTTCTTGCCATACAAGGAAACCTAAAATAACATGTTTATAGCCACATTACATTTCCCGTTCACAGAGAGTTCAATGATGAATTAGGAGTTTGAATAGCTTTTCCAGATGAATGTACTTCACGCCTGCACGTGACTGCTAACCAAAAGAGCTGCAGCCACATTAGGTTCTGAAAGAAGAATAGTATTGTGTTGTAATAAGCTCATGTGATTTGTGATATTCTTCGGTTACGAAGAGAATGTTTAACCGGGATATAACGTACCAATGCATCGGTTATGGACACAGTCTCATATGTATGCACACGTCTCAGAAGGATAAAACTAGGATAACATCATTATTTCAACATATATAATGTTATGGTCTCATAATTAGGTTAGTTTTTTTATTCGTGTAAATGTGATATGAGTAATCATTCGAGTTTGTTAACTCTAGTTAGAGCTGTCTGCGTTTACTTATGTTATCCAACGGTTAATACTCTAGTCAGAAAGGAATCTTCCAAGCAATCTTATATTATATTCTAAGACATGCCAACACGTTCCAAGAGATTGTCCTGAGATCTGTTCAATCCTAAACACGTGTTTGACCTTTGATGAACATAAGTAAATGCAGATAACTGTGACTTGTGACATGTCCCTCTCTTGATTGTGAAAACGGAAAAAACAAACAACAGAAGTCTCTCTTTATTCTCTCTAATGGATGTTTCTTCTTCTTCTTCTTCGGCCTCTCCTCAAGGGGGGTACGATGTGTTCCCAAGCTTCAGAGGTCCAGACGTCCGTCAAACTTTTCTCAGCCACTTGCTTAATGAATTTGAGCGCAAGGGAATCAATACTTTCAAAGATAGTCAGATCAAGAGAGGCAAATACATCAGTCCTGAGCTCAAACAAGCTATAAGAGAATCAAGAATCTGCCTCATCATCCTCTCTAAGAACTACGCTTCCTCAAGCTGGACTTTGGGGGAGTTAGTTGAGATCTTGGAGTCTAGGAAAGCTTCTGGTAAAACGGTAATGACAGTTTTCTATGACATTGACCCGTCTCATGTAAGAAAACAGAGCGGGGAATTTGGAATGGCATTTAGAAAGACTTGTGAGAGAAAGACAGAACATCAGAAGCAGAGATGGAAGCAAGCTTTGACCAATGTTGCAAACATACTCGGAGAAGATTCACATAAGTGGTTTGGTCCTCTCCTTGAAACACTATGTTATCATTATCCCATAACAATATATATAATGCCGTAAGTAGGCATTTTATAGTGGATTAGCTATTAGGCGGATTATTCCAAGTATAGGAAATGTTTCGTAGACGTTCATTAATTATTGATTATTTATATATATTTTACAGTTATATTAGATATTTTAGTTTTTGAGTTTAATTATAAAATTGTTTTGATAAATTATAAAAATAGATATACAAAAAGTATTAGATTAATTTTTGGATTCAAAGTAGTATTATTTAGACAAATTTAGATCGATTTAGATTGATTTTAATCATTTTATAACGGTTTAAACAATCTGAATGCATAATGGATTTTAAGAATTGTTAGAACATTGTATATATATATTGGTTGATACTTGCTTATAATATGATTCATTGTGCAACAATTTGATGGAGGAGCCAAAGATTCTCTCTTCTCAGGGACAATGAAGCAGATATGATCTCAAAGATTGCCAAAGATGTTTCTAACGAGTTGAACTTCACACCATCAAGGGACTTTGATTATTTAGTTGGAATTGAAGCTCACCTAGCCAAGATGACTTCACTGTTATGCCTAGAATCAGATGAAACCAGGGTGGTTGGGATTTGGGGGCCCTTGGGGATCGGCAAAACAACAATTGCAAGAGCCATATACAATCAGATTTCAAGAAACTTCCAGCGCAGTCTCTTTATGGATAATGTCAAGAGAAGTTACAGAAGTGGTGGTGACTCTGACACTTATACTTTAAAGCTGAGGTTGCAAAGAGAGTTTCTTTCCAAGATTTTAGACCATATGGATATGGAGATACACCATTTAGGCACAGCTCAACAAAGGTTGAAGTACCAGAAAGCCCTTGTTGTTCTTGACAATGTTGATAAGCTAGAGCAACTACAAGCTTTGGAAAATGGGCCTCCCTGGTTTGGTAAAGGAAGTAGGATCATCGTGACGACAGACAACAAACATCTCTTGGAAGCACATAAGATCAAGCATATATATGAAGTGAAATTCCCATCTAAAGATGAAGCTCTGAAGATTTTCTCTCAGTCTGCTTTTACACAAAATGCTCCCCCAGAGGGTTATCTGAACCTTGCAGTTGAAGTAACAGAGCTAACTAGTCATCTTCCATTAGGCCTATGTGTTCTTGGCAAAGCATTGTGCGGGGAGAGCGTGAGCATGTGGACTGATCAACTACCTAGGATCAAAACCAGTCTCAATAGGGACATTGAACAAGTCCTAATAGTTGGTTACAATGGCTTAGATGATAAAGACAAAGCTATATTTCTCCACATTGCGTGTTTGTTTGAAGGCAAAAGAGTTGATTGTGTCACACAGTTTCTTGGAAACAGTGGTTTAGATATCGAATATGGACTTAGTGTTCTTGTCGAAAGAGCTCTCATTAGTATACTGAGTGACAAGCTTATTATAATGCACCGTTTGCTAAGACAGATGGGCAGAGAGATTGTTCGTAAACACTCCATTCACTTGTCTATGAGATGCCGGTTCTTGATGGGTGCTTGCTACATGTACCATGTTGTTGCAAATAATATTGTAAGTCCCTTTATCTGTATCACCTCGCTCATTGTGGTTTCAGTCAGGTGATGCATAGAGTTTGTTCTTTGGCTATTTTTCAGGGCACTGGAGCTGTGTTAGGCACAACCAAAGTCAGCCTCACAAATGAGAAAGTCCTAAGCGGAATGCATGATCACCAGTGTATTATATTCTGCAGAGATATGGTGGATAAGGTTAGTCAGAGTATATATGAGCAGTGTTTTAAAAATCGGTTTAAGCGCCTAGTCAGCAAATAAGACATAAATGAAACGATTTTTCTAAACCAATTTATGAAAGAAATAGTCTAAGCACTCAAAAAAATCGGTGTAGACCCCCGCCTAATCAATAATCTCATAGCATCTAACAGTCGCCTCAAAAAAATTTGAACATTACATGAGTGTTAGCTACTTCATTAAATTTAGTCATTTCTATTTTCTACACTTGGATTCATGTCCTCTGAAATGCATGCCTTCCGGGATTAGTCCTTACTATCTTGTCAAAATCGACATA
This sequence is a window from Brassica oleracea var. oleracea cultivar TO1000 chromosome C1, BOL, whole genome shotgun sequence. Protein-coding genes within it:
- the LOC106341038 gene encoding putative disease resistance protein At4g11170 → MDVSSSSSSASPQGGYDVFPSFRGPDVRQTFLSHLLNEFERKGINTFKDSQIKRGKYISPELKQAIRESRICLIILSKNYASSSWTLGELVEILESRKASGKTVMTVFYDIDPSHVRKQSGEFGMAFRKTCERKTEHQKQRWKQALTNVANILGEDSHKWDNEADMISKIAKDVSNELNFTPSRDFDYLVGIEAHLAKMTSLLCLESDETRVVGIWGPLGIGKTTIARAIYNQISRNFQRSLFMDNVKRSYRSGGDSDTYTLKLRLQREFLSKILDHMDMEIHHLGTAQQRLKYQKALVVLDNVDKLEQLQALENGPPWFGKGSRIIVTTDNKHLLEAHKIKHIYEVKFPSKDEALKIFSQSAFTQNAPPEGYLNLAVEVTELTSHLPLGLCVLGKALCGESVSMWTDQLPRIKTSLNRDIEQVLIVGYNGLDDKDKAIFLHIACLFEGKRVDCVTQFLGNSGLDIEYGLSVLVERALISILSDKLIIMHRLLRQMGREIVRKHSIHLSMRCRFLMGACYMYHVVANNIGTGAVLGTTKVSLTNEKVLSGMHDHQCIIFCRDMVDKSSLVRAVEAAKILHGFSFDLDRERIDDVASISGLNQRLVPGESDVTVKPDVEKIEEEFQKKPKEEFRFPHQFADSKGIGFFDVKKELSSILTSAL